A window of Pseudomonadota bacterium contains these coding sequences:
- a CDS encoding thiamine pyrophosphate-dependent dehydrogenase E1 component subunit alpha, which translates to MEAQLNATRLKTMYEKMVLIRKFEERIIELVQEQGRIPGMQILANGQEAVAVGIIEALNADDVIVSNHRSHGHLLAKGADPKYLMAEIMGKAGGVNKGKSGTLHLAVPEVNALMTSTVVGAGPPLAAGVAFAQQYRNEPNITVVFFGDGAAAEGSVHEAMNLAALWKLPVLFVCENNCWAGAQSLAQHCSVGEIAQRGIAYGMPGEYVDGNDVEKVYALASFMTDYCRSGKGPALIEAKTYRMRGHGENDHQHYVEKEELAFWKKKCPVRNLREKMLRESIVTGDELRTIETNINAMVDESVAFADESPYPLAEEALTDVWV; encoded by the coding sequence GCGACCCGTTTAAAAACTATGTATGAAAAGATGGTTCTGATACGAAAATTTGAGGAGCGTATAATAGAGCTTGTACAGGAACAGGGAAGGATTCCGGGCATGCAAATCCTTGCCAACGGCCAGGAAGCAGTTGCTGTTGGTATTATTGAAGCACTTAATGCTGATGATGTGATTGTCAGCAATCACAGAAGTCATGGGCATCTTCTCGCAAAAGGGGCTGATCCAAAATATCTTATGGCAGAAATTATGGGAAAGGCAGGTGGAGTCAATAAAGGCAAATCAGGAACACTGCATTTGGCAGTGCCTGAAGTAAATGCGCTTATGACATCAACAGTAGTCGGGGCCGGGCCGCCTCTGGCCGCAGGAGTTGCGTTTGCACAGCAATATAGAAACGAACCCAATATTACAGTAGTATTTTTCGGTGATGGCGCGGCCGCTGAGGGTAGTGTGCATGAGGCAATGAATCTTGCCGCTTTATGGAAATTGCCCGTTCTTTTTGTTTGTGAGAATAATTGCTGGGCAGGAGCTCAAAGCCTTGCCCAACATTGTTCTGTGGGAGAAATAGCCCAACGGGGGATTGCCTATGGTATGCCAGGCGAATATGTTGATGGTAATGATGTTGAAAAAGTTTATGCACTTGCCTCATTTATGACGGATTATTGCCGTAGCGGAAAAGGGCCCGCACTGATTGAAGCAAAGACTTACAGAATGCGCGGACATGGCGAAAACGATCATCAGCATTATGTGGAAAAAGAAGAGCTTGCTTTTTGGAAAAAAAAATGTCCTGTCAGAAATTTGAGAGAAAAGATGTTAAGAGAAAGTATAGTTACAGGAGATGAACTCCGGACAATTGAGACAAATATTAATGCTATGGTTGATGAGTCTGTGGCTTTTGCAGATGA